In the Arachis ipaensis cultivar K30076 chromosome B10, Araip1.1, whole genome shotgun sequence genome, one interval contains:
- the LOC107621128 gene encoding UDP-arabinopyranose mutase 3-like translates to MFSLSPIETTTMLEPTPPPSSPPPSTLKDEVDIVIPTIRNVDFLEKWRAFFEPYHLIIVQDGDPSKVIKVPQGFNYELYNRNDINRILGSKASCISIKDSACRCFGFLVSKKKYIFTIDDDCFVAKDPSGKDINALEQHIKNLATPSTPYFFNTLYDPYREGADFVRGYPFSLREGVPTAVSHGLWLNIADYDAPTHLVKPLDRNKRYVDAVMTIPRGALFPMSGMNLAFNRELIGPAMYFGLMGDSQPAGRYASMWAGWCVKVISDHLGIGVKTGVPYIWHSKASNAFLNLKRELKGIFWQEELIPFFQSVSLSKECDTAQKCYIELSKQVRDKLGKVDDYFNKLSDAMVTWIQCWDELNPPSSQSQSQVLSLSLPLHDDAAIILSNGSA, encoded by the exons ATGTTTTCACTCTCACCCATTGAAACCACAACAATGTTGgaaccaacaccaccaccatctTCGCCGCCCCCCTCGACCCTGAAGGACGAGGTGGACATCGTGATTCCGACTATAAGGAATGTGGATTTTTTGGAGAAGTGGAGGGCCTTCTTTGAGCCCTACCACCTCATCATCGTCCAAGACGGTGATCCTTCCAAGGTCATTAAGGTGCCTCAAGGATTTAACTACGAGCTTTATAACCGAAACGATATTAATAGAATCTTGGGATCCAAGGCATCTTGTATCTCCATCAAAGACTCTGCTTGCCGTTGCTTTGGTTTCTTGGTTTCCAAGAAGAAGTACATTTTCACCATTGATGATGATTGCTTT GTTGCTAAAGATCCATCAGGAAAAGACATAAATGCCCTGGAGCAGCACATAAAGAACCTTGCGACACCATCAACACCATATTTCTTCAACACACTGTATGATCCGTACAGAGAAGGAGCAGATTTTGTTCGTGGATACCCATTTAGTCTCCGTGAAGGTGTTCCAACTGCAGTTTCTCATGGCCTCTGGCTCAACATTGCTGATTATGATGCCCCAACTCACCTTGTCAAGCCTCTCGACAGAAACAAAAG GTACGTAGATGCAGTGATGACAATTCCAAGGGGGGCGCTGTTCCCAATGAGTGGTATGAATTTGGCATTCAACCGTGAATTAATTGGGCCTGCCATGTACTTCGGCCTTATGGGAGATTCTCAGCCCGCTGGACGCTATGCTTCTATGTGGGCTGGTTGGTGTGTCAAG GTGATAAGTGATCATTTGGGAATAGGGGTGAAGACGGGTGTTCCATACATATGGCACAGCAAAGCAAGCAATGCATTCTTGAACCTCAAGAGGGAGTTGAAGGGAATCTTTTGGCAAGAAGAGTTGATCCCATTCTTTCAATCCGTATCGCTTTCGAAAGAATGCGATACGGCGCAGAAGTGTTACATAGAGCTCTCAAAGCAAGTAAGGGACAAGCTCGGCAAAGTTGATGATTACTTCAACAAACTTTCAGATGCAATGGTCACGTGGATTCAGTGCTGGGATGAACTCAACCCACCATCATCACAATCACAATCACAAGTGCTTTCACTTTCACTTCCGCTTCATGATGATGCTGCAATAATCTTGTCTAATGGTTCAGCATAG
- the LOC107621129 gene encoding salutaridinol 7-O-acetyltransferase-like: MNNPEHDPIMAIQINCFHYERIAITLCASHKLGNISTLINFVNDWAAITNHHQDQNHPLPSPSLLDIRMSIFSQGDLSVYQEKPYFGLPKSVYKRFVFEASKIEALKATVAPIHLTRFEAVEALICKCTTSALGLSPNSSLLSTIAVNLCKKMDPPVPNKTLGNMIIFFIFGSGGAGSGSGGSGVGGG, encoded by the coding sequence ATGAACAACCCAGAGCATGATCCCATCATGGCCATTCAAATCAACTGCTTCCATTACGAAAGAATTGCAATCACACTCTGCGCCTCTCACAAGCTCGGCAACATTTCCACTCTCATCAACTTCGTCAATGACTGGGCAGCCATCACCAACCACCACCAAGATCAGAACCACCCATTACCCTCTCCGTCCTTACTGGACATTAGAATGTCCATTTTCTCTCAAGGAGACCTGTCGGTTTACCAAGAGAAACCCTACTTTGGTCTCCCAAAATCGGTCTACAAGAGGTTCGTGTTCGAAGCTTCCAAAATCGAAGCCCTCAAAGCCACGGTTGCACCGATTCATCTGACAAGATTTGAAGCGGTGGAAGCACTAATTTGCAAGTGTACAACTTCTGCACTAGGGTTAAGTCCTAACTCCTCGTTGTTAAGCACGATTGCGGTGAATCTCTGCAAGAAGATGGATCCTCCTGTTCCAAACAAGACCTTAGGAAACATGATAATTTTCTTCATATTTGGCAGTGGTGGTGCCGGTAGTGGTAGCGGTGGCAGTGGCGTTGGGGGAGGGTGA